One segment of Penaeus vannamei isolate JL-2024 chromosome 3, ASM4276789v1, whole genome shotgun sequence DNA contains the following:
- the LOC113821081 gene encoding fibrous sheath CABYR-binding protein isoform X3 — protein MSGSGLTATGLVVLLLAIIGIGVGLYYAYICLRARPLRPRQPPDSEHGPLISPDPDVNGNHEDVPLEASAPTDEEDPEKVKKIIEEPNTKKDPADPPASDSPKDSKTPNGYPKEKDEVFVPVEEVVAPAKISHEKETVPVINHVAPVGLVAPLGLVVPAKTEPSPKPTQPEEPENKATPKTSQPEAKKPESQPPASGSPPAPVYVPVPLAVKKPVTDSDEEDGLLLQKCSPHDDSLDPEQCPQLTALPEQGKSTPEPDAEALPVQNPPSSEPSAPEAPETPTPVKAAEASQTEGPEIVVVPKPDADYGWKENIVPVKRAPDSVPPPVVEQPATPLMKEDVENLQPVHKVDVPITADIEELDDPVEPVFEVKDISRDLKASPPQKPVREEKPIEDLPPAAAAKNDEPVETPQGLKSKEIPVAVTSLPEDPVESSDDSVEYPPVVYLETRQPTQDARPASECSGSSEEALPPYPDSTPEKETTAKNGREKAQVEGPAAAKEEDEGSERKTKPEVVESPIITKAPLQTDPGLPLAMPTAVPTNKPMNDKPDAPLEAYIPDLNEEYGLDPMNPDDNSLAVIKEEGSTCTESETDSSEPEVTEYSFSSGPTAPTTSDILADEVSCSMEPEVTKYSVISDVEASIPPEESESSDTEMSETETDSVVLSTSVDPEEKANASLDQKPGNPKPCQSEPDSSTNEVLTTPNTTHQGDSVPVTPSDSVCTQLADSTNAPSHVSLSSTDDSEDESEGAEAELELREEVVEIPTATQNEPSESVTASSSDLPTSSSVVEESSAQVTKNKNPPERLRTEEKKNGTFQSVPDSTDNDFMSTPSSSPCSSDLSDDEVTTSTPKKSKIPRLVSHQES, from the exons ATGA GTGGTAGTGGACTAACTGCAACTGGGCTGGTAGTGCTACTACTAGCCATTATAGGTATAGGTGTTGGATTATATTATGCCTATATATGCCTTAGAGCTCGACCACTCCGTCCCCGACAGCCCCCAGACTCAGAACACGGCCCCTTGATATCACCAGATCCAGATGTAAATGGGAACCATGAGGATGTCCCTCTTGAGGCTTCAGCCCCTACTGATGAAGAGGATCCagaaaaagttaagaaaataatAGAGGAACCCAACACTAAGAAGGACCCTGCAGACCCACCTGCCTCTGATAGCCCTAAAGATTCCAAAACTCCCAATGGATACcctaaggaaaaagatgaagtcTTTGTGCCTGTTGAGGAAGTAGTTGCACCAGCAAAAATCTCTCATGAAAAGGAGACAGTCCCAGTAATCAATCATGTAGCTCCTGTAGGATTAGTAGCTCCTCTGGGGCTGGTTGTACCTGCAAAGACAGAACCATCACCTAAGCCCACACAACCTGAAGAGCCAGAGAACAAGGCAACTCCAAAGACATCACAGCCTGAAGCCAAGAAACCAGAGTCACAGCCACCAGCTAGTGGATCTCCACCTGCACCTGTCTATGTCCCAGTTCCACTTGCTGTTAAGAAACCTGTAACTGACAGTGATGAGGAAGATGGCCTTCTGCTTCAGAAGTGCTCACCACACGATGACAGTCTTGATCCAGAACAATGTCCTCAGTTAACAGCTCTTCCTGAACAGGGAAAAAGTACACCTGAGCCTGATGCTGAAGCATTGCCAGTTCAGAACCCACCTTCTTCAGAGCCTTCTGCTCCTGAAGCTCCTGAAACTCCCACTCCAGTGAAGGCAGCAGAGGCTTCTCAAACTGAGGGACCTGAGATTGTTGTTGTACCGAAGCCTGACGCTGACTATGGTTGGAAAGAAAATATAGTTCCAGTGAAAAGAGCCCCAGATTCTGTACCTCCTCCAGTAGTAGAACAACCAGCTACTCCATTGATGAAAGAAGATGTTGAAAATTTGCAGCCTGTCCATAAAGTAGATGTCCCAATAACAGCAGATATTGAGGAGTTAGATGATCCCGTTGAGCCAGTGTTTGAGGTGAAAGATATATCAAGAGATTTAAAGGCATCACCACCCCAAAAGCCAGTCAGAGAGGAGAAACCAATTGAAGACCTGCCTCCTGCTGCAGCTGCAAAAAATGATGAGCCAGTTGAAACACCACAAGGGCTAAAGTCAAAAGAGATCCCTGTAGCAGTAACATCTCTTCCTGAAGACCCAGTAGAGTCATCTGATGATTCTGTTGAATACCCACCTGTTGTTTACTTAGAAACCCGTCAGCCAACACAAGATGCAAGACCTGCTTCTGAATGTAGCGGGTCATCAGAGGAGGCACTTCCACCTTACCCTGATTCAACTCCTGAAAAGGAAACAACAGcaaagaatggaagggaaaaggcaCAAGTGGAAGGCCCTGCAGCagcaaaggaggaagatgaaggttcAGAAAGAAAGACTAAACCAGAAGTAGTAGAATCCCCTATTATAACAAAAGCTCCACTTCAGACAGATCCAGGTCTTCCTTTGGCAATGCCTACAGCTGTCCCTACAAACAAACCTATGAATGATAAACCAGATGCCCCTCTAGAAGCTTATATACCTGACTTGAATGAAGAGTATGGTCTAGATCCTATGAATCCAGATGACAATTCCTTAGCTGTTATCAAGGAAGAGGGGAGTACATGTACTGAGTCTGAGACAGATAGCAGTGAACCTGAAGTAACAGAATATTCATTCTCTTCGGGACCAACAGCCCCAACTACCTCAGATATTCTTGCAGATGAAGTAAGCTGTTCTATGGAGCCAGAGGTGACCAAATATTCTGTTATTTCTGATGTAGAAGCAAGCATACCTCCAGAGGAATCGGAGAGCTCTGACACAGAAATGAGTGAGACCGAAACTGATTCAGTTGTGCTCTCCACGTCTGTGGACCCTGAGGAAAAAGCAAATGCATCCTTAGACCAAAAGCCTGGTAACCCAAAGCCATGCCAGAGTGAACCAGATTCCTCTACAAACGAAGTACTTACAACTCCAAATACTACACATCAAGGAGACAGTGTCCCAGTAACCCCCTCAGACTCTGTATGCACTCAGTTAGCAGACTCAACCAATGCTCCGTCTCATGTAAGTTTGTCCAGCACAGATGATTCAGAAGATGAATCTGAAGGAGCAGAGGCAGAGCTTGAACTGAGGGAGGAAGTTGTTGAAATACCAACAGCAACACAGAATGAACCTTCCGAGAGTGTGACAGCTTCTTCTTCTGACTTGCCAACTTCTTCATCAGTAGTAGAGGAAAGCTCAGCTCAAGTGACCAAGAACAAAAATCCTCCAGAGAGactaagaacagaagaaaagaaaaatggcacTTTTCAAAGCGTTCCCGATTCAACAGATAATGATTTTATGTcaactccatcatcatcaccttgcaGTTCAGACTTGTCAGACGATGAAGTGACAACATCAACCCCAAAAAAGTCTAAAATTCCTAGATTAGTAAGCCACCAGGAATCATGA
- the LOC113821081 gene encoding fibrous sheath CABYR-binding protein isoform X2 yields MQGGSGLTATGLVVLLLAIIGIGVGLYYAYICLRARPLRPRQPPDSEHGPLISPDPDVNGNHEDVPLEASAPTDEEDPEKVKKIIEEPNTKKDPADPPASDSPKDSKTPNGYPKEKDEVFVPVEEVVAPAKISHEKETVPVINHVAPVGLVAPLGLVVPAKTEPSPKPTQPEEPENKATPKTSQPEAKKPESQPPASGSPPAPVYVPVPLAVKKPVTDSDEEDGLLLQKCSPHDDSLDPEQCPQLTALPEQGKSTPEPDAEALPVQNPPSSEPSAPEAPETPTPVKAAEASQTEGPEIVVVPKPDADYGWKENIVPVKRAPDSVPPPVVEQPATPLMKEDVENLQPVHKVDVPITADIEELDDPVEPVFEVKDISRDLKASPPQKPVREEKPIEDLPPAAAAKNDEPVETPQGLKSKEIPVAVTSLPEDPVESSDDSVEYPPVVYLETRQPTQDARPASECSGSSEEALPPYPDSTPEKETTAKNGREKAQVEGPAAAKEEDEGSERKTKPEVVESPIITKAPLQTDPGLPLAMPTAVPTNKPMNDKPDAPLEAYIPDLNEEYGLDPMNPDDNSLAVIKEEGSTCTESETDSSEPEVTEYSFSSGPTAPTTSDILADEVSCSMEPEVTKYSVISDVEASIPPEESESSDTEMSETETDSVVLSTSVDPEEKANASLDQKPGNPKPCQSEPDSSTNEVLTTPNTTHQGDSVPVTPSDSVCTQLADSTNAPSHVSLSSTDDSEDESEGAEAELELREEVVEIPTATQNEPSESVTASSSDLPTSSSVVEESSAQVTKNKNPPERLRTEEKKNGTFQSVPDSTDNDFMSTPSSSPCSSDLSDDEVTTSTPKKSKIPRLVSHQES; encoded by the coding sequence GTGGTAGTGGACTAACTGCAACTGGGCTGGTAGTGCTACTACTAGCCATTATAGGTATAGGTGTTGGATTATATTATGCCTATATATGCCTTAGAGCTCGACCACTCCGTCCCCGACAGCCCCCAGACTCAGAACACGGCCCCTTGATATCACCAGATCCAGATGTAAATGGGAACCATGAGGATGTCCCTCTTGAGGCTTCAGCCCCTACTGATGAAGAGGATCCagaaaaagttaagaaaataatAGAGGAACCCAACACTAAGAAGGACCCTGCAGACCCACCTGCCTCTGATAGCCCTAAAGATTCCAAAACTCCCAATGGATACcctaaggaaaaagatgaagtcTTTGTGCCTGTTGAGGAAGTAGTTGCACCAGCAAAAATCTCTCATGAAAAGGAGACAGTCCCAGTAATCAATCATGTAGCTCCTGTAGGATTAGTAGCTCCTCTGGGGCTGGTTGTACCTGCAAAGACAGAACCATCACCTAAGCCCACACAACCTGAAGAGCCAGAGAACAAGGCAACTCCAAAGACATCACAGCCTGAAGCCAAGAAACCAGAGTCACAGCCACCAGCTAGTGGATCTCCACCTGCACCTGTCTATGTCCCAGTTCCACTTGCTGTTAAGAAACCTGTAACTGACAGTGATGAGGAAGATGGCCTTCTGCTTCAGAAGTGCTCACCACACGATGACAGTCTTGATCCAGAACAATGTCCTCAGTTAACAGCTCTTCCTGAACAGGGAAAAAGTACACCTGAGCCTGATGCTGAAGCATTGCCAGTTCAGAACCCACCTTCTTCAGAGCCTTCTGCTCCTGAAGCTCCTGAAACTCCCACTCCAGTGAAGGCAGCAGAGGCTTCTCAAACTGAGGGACCTGAGATTGTTGTTGTACCGAAGCCTGACGCTGACTATGGTTGGAAAGAAAATATAGTTCCAGTGAAAAGAGCCCCAGATTCTGTACCTCCTCCAGTAGTAGAACAACCAGCTACTCCATTGATGAAAGAAGATGTTGAAAATTTGCAGCCTGTCCATAAAGTAGATGTCCCAATAACAGCAGATATTGAGGAGTTAGATGATCCCGTTGAGCCAGTGTTTGAGGTGAAAGATATATCAAGAGATTTAAAGGCATCACCACCCCAAAAGCCAGTCAGAGAGGAGAAACCAATTGAAGACCTGCCTCCTGCTGCAGCTGCAAAAAATGATGAGCCAGTTGAAACACCACAAGGGCTAAAGTCAAAAGAGATCCCTGTAGCAGTAACATCTCTTCCTGAAGACCCAGTAGAGTCATCTGATGATTCTGTTGAATACCCACCTGTTGTTTACTTAGAAACCCGTCAGCCAACACAAGATGCAAGACCTGCTTCTGAATGTAGCGGGTCATCAGAGGAGGCACTTCCACCTTACCCTGATTCAACTCCTGAAAAGGAAACAACAGcaaagaatggaagggaaaaggcaCAAGTGGAAGGCCCTGCAGCagcaaaggaggaagatgaaggttcAGAAAGAAAGACTAAACCAGAAGTAGTAGAATCCCCTATTATAACAAAAGCTCCACTTCAGACAGATCCAGGTCTTCCTTTGGCAATGCCTACAGCTGTCCCTACAAACAAACCTATGAATGATAAACCAGATGCCCCTCTAGAAGCTTATATACCTGACTTGAATGAAGAGTATGGTCTAGATCCTATGAATCCAGATGACAATTCCTTAGCTGTTATCAAGGAAGAGGGGAGTACATGTACTGAGTCTGAGACAGATAGCAGTGAACCTGAAGTAACAGAATATTCATTCTCTTCGGGACCAACAGCCCCAACTACCTCAGATATTCTTGCAGATGAAGTAAGCTGTTCTATGGAGCCAGAGGTGACCAAATATTCTGTTATTTCTGATGTAGAAGCAAGCATACCTCCAGAGGAATCGGAGAGCTCTGACACAGAAATGAGTGAGACCGAAACTGATTCAGTTGTGCTCTCCACGTCTGTGGACCCTGAGGAAAAAGCAAATGCATCCTTAGACCAAAAGCCTGGTAACCCAAAGCCATGCCAGAGTGAACCAGATTCCTCTACAAACGAAGTACTTACAACTCCAAATACTACACATCAAGGAGACAGTGTCCCAGTAACCCCCTCAGACTCTGTATGCACTCAGTTAGCAGACTCAACCAATGCTCCGTCTCATGTAAGTTTGTCCAGCACAGATGATTCAGAAGATGAATCTGAAGGAGCAGAGGCAGAGCTTGAACTGAGGGAGGAAGTTGTTGAAATACCAACAGCAACACAGAATGAACCTTCCGAGAGTGTGACAGCTTCTTCTTCTGACTTGCCAACTTCTTCATCAGTAGTAGAGGAAAGCTCAGCTCAAGTGACCAAGAACAAAAATCCTCCAGAGAGactaagaacagaagaaaagaaaaatggcacTTTTCAAAGCGTTCCCGATTCAACAGATAATGATTTTATGTcaactccatcatcatcaccttgcaGTTCAGACTTGTCAGACGATGAAGTGACAACATCAACCCCAAAAAAGTCTAAAATTCCTAGATTAGTAAGCCACCAGGAATCATGA